Proteins encoded within one genomic window of Leptolyngbya sp. 'hensonii':
- a CDS encoding YihY/virulence factor BrkB family protein has translation MFHLFRHHLNWKIFNRVAQGVVKQRLLGLASEMAYNNALALFPAMVAILTLIGTLKISREQVDGLVNQWSIVVPEEVVDLIANFAHQVRVSNERGVLSISFLFTVWIASSALNVAMNAMDHIHHTPLHQVRPYWKAKLVSLLLTIGMMVILLAASFLVFLSDLIVQFLADQLHLSQPFLLDAWALLRWVLALAILALGFSILYRFGPSCRHPETPLLPGALLGAASWAIISQGFRVYLEYFGSRLSLTYGALSAGILLLLWLNFSSLSLLIGAQLNVSIGQIRQRNGRR, from the coding sequence ATGTTCCACCTCTTCCGCCATCACCTTAACTGGAAAATTTTTAACCGAGTGGCCCAGGGAGTGGTGAAGCAACGGCTACTGGGATTGGCTTCTGAGATGGCTTACAACAATGCCCTGGCCTTGTTCCCGGCGATGGTGGCTATCCTGACTCTGATCGGTACCCTGAAAATTTCCAGGGAACAGGTGGATGGCCTGGTTAATCAGTGGTCCATTGTGGTGCCAGAGGAGGTGGTGGATCTGATCGCCAACTTTGCCCATCAAGTCCGAGTATCCAATGAACGGGGTGTTTTATCCATCAGCTTTCTATTTACAGTCTGGATCGCATCCAGCGCCCTGAATGTGGCTATGAATGCCATGGATCACATCCATCACACCCCTTTGCATCAGGTGCGCCCCTACTGGAAAGCCAAACTAGTTTCCCTACTGCTGACGATCGGCATGATGGTAATTCTGCTGGCAGCTTCCTTCCTGGTGTTCTTGAGTGACCTGATTGTGCAATTCCTGGCCGACCAATTGCACCTGTCCCAACCGTTCCTCCTGGATGCCTGGGCCCTATTACGCTGGGTATTAGCCTTGGCCATTCTCGCGCTTGGATTCAGTATTCTGTATCGCTTTGGCCCCAGTTGTCGCCATCCTGAAACTCCCCTGCTGCCAGGAGCCCTCCTAGGTGCCGCATCCTGGGCCATTATCTCCCAGGGGTTTCGGGTGTATCTGGAGTATTTTGGGTCTCGCCTCAGCCTGACCTATGGAGCCCTGAGTGCTGGTATTTTGCTGCTCCTCTGGCTCAACTTCAGCTCCCTCTCACTGCTGATTGGGGCCCAGCTCAATGTTTCGATCGGACAAATCAGACAAAGAAATGGGAGACGATAA
- a CDS encoding AI-2E family transporter — protein sequence MDDRPPVSSQETPLWDRISTSSLVRFLLFFTSGWALVTLLEYFEYVIFTFTIAAILALLLNYPVRYLERFLGRGAALGIVIVLSLVLVIVLLAGVSLTITTQLQQLVNQVVVAMSSSTTPLSQLQDWLIDRNVRLDLEPLAAQIRNALASSTGLLFSSLPSLLNSYITFIVILVVAFFMLIDGGNLWKLLLKLLPSKYRERFATAVQKNFLGFFQGQFLISAIHSGSIFIIFLVLQIPFALALAITSGVFNLIPGIGATLGITIVVLVILVQGGWLIALKVAIACVVLQQLQDNLLAPKIMQSTVHLNPVVVFFALLVGARIAGFLGVFLSVPIAGVIVSLLDIEEMQSGSPPEEP from the coding sequence ATGGATGATCGACCCCCCGTAAGCTCACAGGAAACCCCCCTCTGGGATCGCATCAGTACCAGCTCTCTGGTTCGTTTCCTGCTGTTTTTTACGTCAGGTTGGGCATTGGTGACCCTGCTCGAATATTTTGAGTACGTCATCTTTACCTTCACGATCGCAGCCATTCTCGCCCTTTTACTCAACTATCCTGTGCGCTATCTAGAGCGGTTTCTGGGTCGCGGGGCAGCCTTGGGAATTGTGATTGTGCTGAGCTTGGTGCTGGTGATTGTGCTCCTGGCTGGGGTTAGCCTCACCATTACCACCCAACTTCAGCAACTGGTCAATCAGGTCGTTGTGGCCATGAGTTCCTCCACGACACCCTTAAGCCAACTGCAAGACTGGCTGATCGATCGCAATGTGCGCCTGGACCTGGAACCTCTAGCCGCTCAAATCAGGAATGCGCTGGCTTCCAGTACAGGACTTCTGTTTAGCTCACTGCCGTCCCTGCTGAATAGTTACATCACGTTCATTGTGATTCTGGTTGTGGCCTTTTTTATGCTGATTGATGGCGGCAATCTCTGGAAGCTCTTGCTGAAACTATTGCCCAGCAAATATCGGGAACGTTTTGCCACCGCTGTACAGAAAAATTTCCTCGGCTTTTTCCAGGGTCAATTCCTGATCTCTGCCATCCATAGCGGCAGTATTTTCATCATTTTTCTGGTTCTTCAGATTCCCTTTGCCCTAGCACTGGCCATTACCTCTGGCGTGTTTAACCTGATTCCCGGCATTGGTGCGACTTTGGGGATTACGATTGTGGTTCTGGTGATTTTGGTGCAAGGGGGGTGGTTGATTGCCCTCAAGGTGGCGATCGCTTGTGTCGTTCTACAACAGCTTCAAGATAATCTCTTGGCTCCGAAGATCATGCAGAGCACAGTTCATTTGAATCCTGTGGTTGTGTTTTTTGCGCTTCTGGTAGGAGCCAGAATTGCCGGATTTCTGGGGGTCTTCCTGTCTGTGCCGATCGCAGGAGTCATCGTCAGTTTGCTGGATATTGAGGAGATGCAATCCGGGTCTCCGCCGGAGGAGCCATAG
- a CDS encoding histidine phosphatase family protein, with protein sequence MLYFLRHGLTAYSLTGGYSGTPENDPGLTPEGLDMAKAFAKAYGDHDWTAIFVSPLRRALQTAKPIAMATGLEIQIRDGLKEITYGDWEGKHPNLINQEFHDDYVRWLADPAWNAPTNGERAVDIARRCGRVIEEIEHTYPNGNVLIVSHKATIRIMLCELMGIDVGRYRDRFAMPVGALSIVELADHGPMFHSLCDRSYLPDFLRAIPST encoded by the coding sequence ATGCTTTACTTTCTCCGCCATGGTTTGACCGCTTACAGCCTGACAGGGGGGTACTCTGGCACACCCGAAAATGATCCCGGCCTGACCCCAGAAGGATTGGATATGGCCAAGGCTTTTGCCAAAGCCTATGGGGATCATGACTGGACGGCAATTTTTGTCAGCCCCTTGCGCCGAGCCCTTCAAACGGCCAAACCGATCGCGATGGCGACAGGACTGGAAATTCAGATCCGCGATGGGCTGAAGGAAATCACCTATGGGGACTGGGAGGGCAAACATCCCAATCTGATTAATCAGGAGTTCCATGATGACTACGTTCGCTGGTTAGCTGACCCGGCCTGGAACGCTCCCACCAACGGAGAGCGGGCCGTGGATATTGCCCGCCGTTGTGGACGGGTGATTGAAGAAATTGAACACACTTACCCGAATGGTAATGTCCTGATTGTGTCCCATAAGGCCACCATTCGCATAATGTTGTGTGAATTAATGGGGATCGATGTCGGGCGCTACCGAGATCGATTCGCAATGCCAGTTGGAGCCCTCAGTATTGTAGAGTTGGCCGATCATGGACCCATGTTCCATTCCCTCTGCGATCGTAGCTACCTGCCCGACTTCCTCCGCGCTATTCCCAGCACTTAA